One genomic window of Acidobacteriota bacterium includes the following:
- a CDS encoding carboxypeptidase regulatory-like domain-containing protein, with protein sequence MIKTTIKLFGFLIASMLVCLSQPNAQAQTVTSGAIRGNVYEVGTKTPVPGATVAVTNRETGLVRTALTDSAGEYFIKMLPVGVYSVSASNQGYELVPTSTTAIPVRILEPSVVTPPPLELRKIVAVTGAPTPPATTQPPATQPTTATQPSRQTSAASDVFSSEQLVNTSNASRTQHFNSYQLTVLPLPGIRTFDDLALLVPGVAPPPLAIGNTVGPGVGPGVGTTGQFAVNGIRSRANNFTLDGSDNNDEDIGVRRQGFTSLVPQSIESMQAVQITTLLPEPQLGRNMGAQINGVSKSGGREFHGTLYGFFTDRRLKARDTFDQTGGPASFPLTRSDGTAIRIGNLTSAGQLINVRQLAPANPVGGENPFTRGQYGFVFGGPVVKDKTSFFVSYEHQDINASRESHFAVPTVAHRGLFGSGASGLVDTQGNAVFPTSITGNAFLSLYPFPNNPGGPYGPATFTQVLPAGADGNVFSIKLDHNINAFGGNHILSGRYNFTDDATTLPVTGEGLFSTLKAKVRTQNVSLLFDSSISARAANQFRLSYGRTSLGFNEVRNPLLLPAGTSLTNPKERQYLLNAPYIYNTSTASGSLFQIVDGFDTERITGPLGQVVVTGYSPIGVDVFNFPQQRTNNTYQAANTFIYDRGIHRLTTGFDVRWTHLNSYLDRNFRPQAVFNGAQDIARIVDPTKPSINPQGFYFGRDYLAVGAPTGFFQTFSVGAPDSTIGLRYWQNDLFLADQIRLRTNFTLTVGLRYELNTTPREMNNRIESTFNSPDVQRFISVERQLTGAVFGKSVSGLENFLSGRFKTYKTDGNNVAPHIAFAWDPFKTGKTSIRGGYGIYYDQILGAVISQSRNVFPNFLTVNFGGYNPDCQTNPSGCIQTLFHRLVAQNPSFTFAKTGTLNQFNGTYGDPVLGAINSAFLTNVTTGPGFILPNAHLDTPYAQHWGLTVERELFRDFLFSAAYVGTKGTKLLRVATPNLGPNSIAYVSNIFTEQPFPNLPDLRFPLFFGINVSPSRSPLIPDFRPYPLLGSFTSIESDANSNYHSLQLQLNKRFSHGVQLTTAYTWSHAIDEVSDLFDLGGAPALPQDSYNRAAERGDANFDVRHRFAYSFIWELPGFNRKQPVLGGWQLASTGFYQTAQPYSVLFCCDINRDGNSSDRISFLNSSGADPGSAPRNTFRADNLLMTNLAINKFFTFRENNKLEIRTEVFNLFNHANYGIPINRLFFGQVGIEPLTQKNYVDTRTPARTIQFALKYSF encoded by the coding sequence ATGATCAAGACTACCATCAAACTTTTTGGTTTTCTGATAGCATCTATGCTGGTTTGCTTGTCTCAGCCTAACGCTCAAGCGCAGACCGTCACCAGCGGGGCAATCAGAGGCAATGTCTATGAAGTCGGAACCAAAACCCCGGTTCCTGGTGCGACGGTCGCAGTCACCAACCGGGAAACTGGATTGGTTCGCACTGCGTTGACCGATTCCGCAGGGGAATACTTTATCAAGATGCTTCCCGTCGGTGTGTATTCGGTGAGCGCCTCCAATCAGGGCTACGAACTGGTGCCAACCTCCACGACGGCCATTCCCGTGCGAATCCTGGAACCAAGTGTTGTCACGCCGCCGCCGCTTGAATTGCGAAAAATCGTTGCTGTGACAGGAGCGCCGACACCACCCGCAACGACACAACCCCCGGCGACTCAACCAACAACCGCGACCCAACCATCTCGCCAAACGAGCGCGGCTTCGGACGTATTTTCCTCCGAACAATTGGTGAACACTTCCAACGCCAGCAGAACGCAGCATTTCAATTCTTATCAACTGACGGTCTTGCCTTTGCCGGGCATTCGCACATTCGACGACCTGGCGTTGCTCGTTCCCGGCGTCGCGCCGCCACCACTGGCCATCGGCAATACGGTCGGCCCGGGCGTTGGCCCTGGCGTCGGAACGACAGGCCAATTTGCCGTCAATGGCATTCGCAGTCGGGCCAACAACTTCACGCTTGATGGTTCGGACAATAACGATGAAGACATCGGTGTTCGGCGACAAGGATTCACTTCTCTCGTCCCGCAATCCATCGAAAGCATGCAGGCAGTGCAAATCACCACCTTGCTGCCGGAACCACAGCTCGGTCGCAACATGGGCGCGCAGATCAATGGCGTTTCCAAATCCGGCGGGCGGGAATTTCACGGCACGCTGTACGGCTTTTTCACGGACAGGCGGCTCAAAGCGCGCGACACATTCGATCAAACCGGCGGCCCGGCGAGCTTTCCGCTGACCCGATCAGATGGCACGGCAATTAGAATCGGAAACCTGACCTCTGCTGGCCAGCTTATCAACGTCCGACAATTGGCCCCGGCCAATCCTGTGGGCGGCGAAAATCCGTTTACCAGAGGGCAATACGGATTCGTTTTTGGCGGCCCGGTGGTCAAGGACAAAACAAGCTTTTTCGTCTCCTATGAGCATCAAGACATCAATGCCAGCAGAGAATCGCATTTTGCGGTTCCGACCGTAGCCCATCGTGGACTATTTGGCAGTGGAGCATCCGGATTGGTAGACACACAAGGGAATGCCGTCTTCCCAACTTCCATAACAGGAAATGCGTTTCTGAGTCTTTACCCGTTTCCCAACAATCCCGGCGGTCCGTATGGCCCAGCCACCTTCACTCAGGTTCTGCCAGCCGGCGCTGACGGCAATGTTTTTTCCATCAAGCTCGACCACAACATCAACGCATTTGGCGGCAACCACATTCTCAGCGGCAGATACAACTTCACCGATGACGCAACGACGTTGCCCGTCACCGGCGAAGGCCTGTTTTCAACCCTGAAAGCAAAAGTGCGAACCCAGAATGTGTCGCTATTGTTCGACAGTTCCATTTCGGCTCGTGCGGCGAATCAATTTCGCCTGTCGTATGGCCGGACATCGCTTGGATTCAATGAGGTGCGCAATCCGTTATTGCTTCCCGCCGGAACCAGTCTGACCAATCCCAAAGAGCGCCAGTATCTTCTGAACGCTCCGTACATTTACAACACGTCCACCGCAAGCGGTTCGCTATTTCAGATAGTTGACGGATTCGATACCGAACGCATCACAGGCCCGTTGGGGCAAGTCGTTGTCACGGGCTACAGCCCAATTGGCGTAGACGTGTTCAACTTCCCTCAACAAAGGACGAACAACACATACCAGGCAGCCAATACCTTCATTTATGACAGAGGAATCCACAGACTCACGACCGGTTTCGACGTGCGTTGGACGCACCTGAACAGCTATTTGGATCGAAATTTCCGTCCCCAGGCGGTTTTCAACGGCGCTCAGGACATTGCCAGGATTGTTGATCCCACCAAACCCAGCATCAATCCACAAGGGTTTTATTTTGGCAGGGATTATCTGGCGGTTGGCGCTCCGACGGGATTTTTCCAAACGTTTTCCGTTGGCGCGCCCGATTCGACCATCGGCTTGCGATACTGGCAAAACGATCTGTTCCTGGCCGATCAGATTCGCCTTCGCACCAACTTCACGCTGACGGTTGGGCTGAGATACGAGTTGAACACCACGCCCAGGGAAATGAATAACCGGATCGAATCCACGTTCAATTCCCCGGATGTACAACGATTCATTTCCGTTGAACGGCAATTGACCGGAGCGGTCTTCGGCAAGAGCGTTTCCGGGTTGGAGAATTTTCTCTCCGGTCGTTTCAAGACATACAAAACCGACGGAAACAATGTCGCACCACACATCGCGTTCGCCTGGGATCCGTTCAAAACCGGCAAGACCTCGATCCGAGGCGGGTACGGTATTTATTACGACCAGATTCTGGGCGCAGTCATCAGCCAATCCCGCAACGTGTTTCCCAATTTCTTGACGGTCAACTTTGGCGGATACAACCCGGATTGCCAAACCAATCCTTCCGGTTGCATCCAGACGCTGTTCCACCGACTTGTTGCGCAGAACCCATCGTTCACTTTCGCCAAAACCGGAACGCTCAATCAGTTCAACGGAACGTATGGCGATCCGGTGCTGGGAGCGATCAATTCGGCGTTTTTGACGAACGTGACAACCGGGCCGGGCTTCATTCTTCCCAACGCTCATCTGGACACGCCCTATGCGCAGCATTGGGGATTGACCGTCGAACGAGAGTTGTTCCGAGACTTTCTCTTCTCGGCGGCTTATGTCGGGACCAAAGGCACGAAGTTGCTGCGCGTTGCCACGCCGAATTTGGGGCCGAACAGCATCGCGTATGTCAGCAACATTTTCACGGAACAACCGTTCCCGAATCTGCCGGATTTACGCTTCCCGCTGTTTTTCGGGATCAACGTTTCTCCCAGCAGATCGCCTTTGATTCCGGATTTCAGGCCGTACCCCTTGCTGGGTTCCTTTACTTCGATTGAATCGGACGCCAATTCGAATTACCACAGCTTGCAGCTTCAATTGAACAAGCGGTTTTCGCACGGCGTGCAGTTGACCACGGCCTATACCTGGTCACACGCAATTGACGAAGTGTCCGATCTGTTCGACCTGGGAGGCGCACCGGCTCTGCCGCAAGACAGTTACAACCGTGCGGCGGAACGTGGCGATGCCAACTTCGACGTTCGCCATCGCTTCGCTTACAGCTTCATTTGGGAACTGCCCGGCTTCAACCGGAAACAACCTGTTTTGGGTGGGTGGCAACTGGCGAGCACTGGTTTTTACCAAACTGCGCAGCCGTATTCGGTGTTGTTTTGTTGCGACATCAACCGCGACGGAAACTCGAGCGACCGAATCAGCTTCCTGAATTCCAGCGGAGCTGACCCTGGCAGCGCGCCGCGCAATACTTTCCGCGCGGACAACTTGTTGATGACCAATCTGGCGATCAACAAGTTTTTCACCTTCCGCGAAAACAACAAGCTGGAAATCCGCACGGAAGTGTTCAACCTGTTCAATCATGCCAATTACGGCATTCCGATCAACCGACTGTTTTTCGGCCAAGTAGGAATCGAACCGCTGACGCAGAAGAATTACGTGGATACGCGAACCCCGGCGCGCACCATTCAATTCGCACTGAAGTACAGCTTCTAA
- a CDS encoding SH3 domain-containing protein — protein MNLKRVSNPSAVSTGKLFAACLFVFALTPIIWSQSTGGQQPKASISNDHLKLTLGNRVLLENSTDGFLSLRRVRYSRDGTHFAVIACGFECNDNVGFLFNADGSGKRKFTAQWDFILQDKVEWSADGNLLFYYRVNSSGAETPKTAPTAGWVEVTVATGGKAPATKRRLNPEANYAVFGVEDGDSLNVRQSPGAKANVIGNLAHDATGIRFAGKSHKIGNSIWAKINHQGLTGWVNQNFLYETSKEQ, from the coding sequence TTGAACCTCAAGCGAGTTTCCAATCCATCCGCAGTTTCAACAGGCAAGCTGTTCGCAGCTTGCCTGTTCGTATTTGCGCTAACTCCAATCATCTGGTCACAATCAACGGGCGGGCAGCAACCGAAAGCTTCCATAAGCAATGACCATTTGAAATTGACTCTGGGCAATCGCGTCCTGCTGGAAAATTCGACAGACGGTTTTCTGTCTCTGCGTCGGGTTCGATATTCTCGTGATGGAACCCATTTCGCTGTCATCGCCTGCGGATTTGAATGCAACGACAACGTCGGATTTCTGTTTAACGCCGATGGCAGCGGCAAACGAAAATTCACTGCTCAATGGGATTTTATCCTGCAAGACAAAGTGGAATGGTCAGCCGATGGTAACTTGCTGTTTTATTACCGCGTGAATTCGTCCGGCGCAGAGACGCCTAAAACGGCACCAACCGCTGGTTGGGTAGAAGTAACGGTTGCGACCGGGGGCAAAGCTCCGGCCACAAAACGCAGACTGAACCCCGAAGCGAATTATGCCGTTTTCGGAGTCGAAGACGGCGATTCCCTCAATGTTCGACAATCACCGGGCGCAAAGGCAAACGTGATTGGAAACCTCGCTCACGACGCAACAGGCATACGCTTCGCCGGAAAAAGTCACAAAATCGGCAACAGCATTTGGGCAAAAATCAACCATCAAGGATTGACCGGATGGGTCAATCAAAACTTCCTGTACGAAACCTCGAAAGAGCAATAA
- a CDS encoding patatin-like phospholipase family protein, which produces MPKLKPFTLLLCLFSLTPFSTSAQTEAPLQPKPLKIGLVLSGGGARGVAHIGVLQWFEQHRIPVHFLAGTSMGGLIGALYSMGVSPAEMRQLLNDQNWNELLSSGPSFENLSFRRKQDKRDFQSGLEIGLRKGVSLPLGISSAHYIGLLIDRLALPYHDIKSFDELPIPFRAVATDFLTAKPVVMKDGSLGSAMRATMSIPGVFPPIERNGRVLVDGGLVDNIPTDVMCEFQPDMIIAVDVGTQLGDLESIASIVGILGQSITVMTINNDRQNLRLADVIIAPDLGTISALDFIGLNSIADQGYAAAEKKTAMLSRFSLSEAEWQRYLAERNAKVRTMIPVPEDLQVVGVGPEAKESLHRRLGNYVGKPLAPKKLEHELTGITGLGRYESFDYRLNAEAGKTVLEIRPREKIHAPPTIVPGVEIDGSEVNGINFTIGARTTFFDVGSYGDEWRIDAKVGFGNLFATEYFKPVGKRGFFVAPRATYHRDRQGIFEGRNRLAEYQADRLSAGGDFGFLGESSELRIGYEFTRVYAKTSTGDPALPVFDGNFNVARIRWAMDKQDSATVPTRGFRATAEARWYFSAPNFRDDFPQGEARASYFHPMSTKGSLFFAGSAGTALGREVPPIQQFLLGGPFRFGAYARDALRVNQYFLATGGYLHKINELPSLIGGNIYAGIWFDQLGTSGGFTSQFDSQRYRSAISLGFVMDTKVGPFSIVGSRGEGGRGKVYFSLGRFF; this is translated from the coding sequence TTGCCAAAACTCAAACCATTTACTCTCTTGCTCTGCCTGTTTTCGCTGACGCCGTTCAGCACATCAGCGCAAACGGAAGCGCCATTGCAACCCAAACCGCTCAAAATCGGTCTTGTGCTGAGCGGTGGAGGCGCGCGCGGCGTGGCTCATATCGGAGTGCTGCAATGGTTCGAACAGCATCGCATTCCGGTTCATTTCCTTGCCGGAACGAGCATGGGCGGATTGATCGGCGCGTTGTATTCAATGGGAGTTTCTCCCGCCGAAATGCGTCAGTTGCTTAATGATCAGAACTGGAATGAATTGCTGAGCAGCGGGCCGAGCTTTGAAAATCTTTCGTTTCGCCGCAAACAGGACAAACGCGATTTTCAAAGCGGATTGGAAATCGGCTTGCGAAAGGGCGTCAGCTTGCCGTTGGGCATCAGTTCGGCGCATTACATCGGCTTGCTGATTGACCGGCTGGCACTGCCTTATCACGACATCAAAAGCTTCGATGAATTGCCAATTCCCTTTCGCGCAGTGGCCACGGATTTTCTGACAGCCAAACCGGTGGTGATGAAAGATGGCTCGCTTGGCAGCGCAATGCGCGCAACGATGTCCATTCCCGGCGTGTTCCCGCCCATCGAACGCAACGGCAGGGTTTTAGTGGATGGGGGATTGGTGGATAACATCCCCACCGATGTCATGTGCGAATTTCAACCCGACATGATCATCGCGGTTGATGTGGGAACACAACTCGGCGATCTGGAATCAATCGCGTCCATCGTCGGAATTTTGGGGCAATCAATCACCGTGATGACCATCAATAACGACCGGCAAAACCTGCGGTTGGCCGATGTCATCATTGCTCCGGATTTAGGGACAATTTCCGCGTTGGATTTCATCGGCCTCAACAGCATCGCCGACCAGGGCTATGCCGCAGCCGAAAAGAAAACCGCCATGCTCTCGCGCTTTTCGCTGAGCGAAGCAGAATGGCAACGGTACCTGGCCGAAAGAAACGCCAAAGTTCGCACAATGATTCCCGTTCCTGAAGACTTGCAGGTTGTCGGTGTCGGGCCTGAAGCTAAAGAATCATTGCATCGCCGCCTGGGCAATTACGTTGGAAAGCCTCTGGCGCCGAAAAAGCTTGAACACGAATTGACGGGCATTACGGGTCTGGGACGATACGAAAGTTTCGATTACAGGTTAAACGCCGAAGCGGGGAAAACCGTCCTGGAAATTCGCCCCAGAGAAAAAATCCATGCTCCGCCGACCATTGTGCCCGGCGTGGAAATTGACGGTTCGGAAGTCAACGGCATCAATTTCACAATTGGCGCTCGCACCACATTTTTCGATGTTGGGTCGTATGGCGACGAATGGCGTATTGATGCCAAAGTCGGGTTCGGCAATCTATTCGCCACCGAGTACTTCAAACCCGTTGGCAAGCGTGGATTTTTCGTCGCGCCTCGCGCGACGTATCACCGTGATCGCCAGGGCATTTTTGAAGGCCGCAACCGGTTGGCTGAATATCAGGCGGATCGGTTGAGCGCTGGCGGCGATTTCGGTTTTCTGGGCGAAAGCAGCGAATTGCGCATTGGGTACGAATTCACGCGCGTTTACGCCAAAACCAGCACGGGCGATCCGGCGCTTCCTGTTTTTGATGGCAATTTCAATGTGGCGCGAATTCGGTGGGCAATGGACAAACAAGACAGCGCCACAGTTCCAACTCGTGGATTCCGCGCAACGGCCGAGGCTCGCTGGTATTTTTCCGCGCCGAATTTCCGCGACGATTTTCCACAGGGCGAAGCCCGCGCCTCGTACTTTCATCCCATGTCCACCAAAGGCTCGTTGTTTTTTGCCGGGTCGGCTGGGACGGCTTTGGGGCGTGAGGTTCCGCCGATTCAACAATTTTTGCTCGGCGGGCCGTTTCGCTTTGGCGCTTACGCACGCGACGCACTGCGCGTCAACCAATACTTCCTGGCGACGGGCGGGTACCTGCACAAAATCAACGAACTGCCTTCGCTGATCGGCGGCAACATTTACGCTGGAATCTGGTTTGATCAGCTTGGAACCTCCGGCGGATTCACATCCCAATTCGATTCCCAACGGTACCGCTCGGCGATTTCTCTGGGTTTTGTGATGGACACCAAAGTCGGCCCGTTTTCCATCGTCGGCAGCCGTGGCGAAGGCGGACGCGGCAAGGTATATTTTTCGCTGGGCAGATTTTTCTGA